The Sorangiineae bacterium MSr11367 genome window below encodes:
- the glgB gene encoding 1,4-alpha-glucan branching protein GlgB — protein MTPLDLEGFNHGADARAYEKLGSHFIDGGVSFAVWAPEAERVSVIGDFNGWRADASPLHRVGDTGVWHGVVTGAQPGQTYKYRIVSKYQQRVLEKADPYAFLQEVPPKTASVLTRHSYEWRDETWMKGRQDWQALGSPISIYELHLGSWKRVAEEGFRSLNYREIAPQLTEYVKKMGFTHVELMPVMEHPFFGSWGYLVTGYFAVSHRYGTPDDFMFLVDTLHQNGIGVILDWVPAHFPTDAHGLAEFDGSHLYEHADPRQGYHPEWNSYIFNYSRNEVRSFLLSSAMFWLDRYHVDGLRVDGVSSMLNLDYARKAGEWIPNEHGGRENLHAISFLKLLNETIYRNHPGVQTMAEESTAFPLVSKPTSIGGLGFGLKWDMGWMHDTLEYMHRDPLYRAHHHRDITFRSIYAWSENFLMPLSHDEVVYGKGSLLGKMPGDEWQRFANLRLLFSYMWSQPGKKLLFMGGEFGQWTEWNHDGSLDWHLLDLPMHGKLARLVGSLNHLYKTEPSLHRKDTEQNGFEWIDGSNASMSILTYLRRAEDERDVTLVALNFTPTPRQGYRIGVPRSGTWREVLNSDAKEFGGSGHGNMGIVETRPIPWNGRRFSINVTLPPLGAIFLKSET, from the coding sequence ATGACCCCCCTCGATCTCGAAGGCTTCAACCATGGCGCCGACGCACGCGCCTACGAGAAGCTCGGATCGCACTTCATCGACGGCGGCGTCTCGTTCGCCGTGTGGGCACCCGAGGCCGAACGCGTCAGCGTGATCGGCGACTTCAATGGGTGGCGGGCCGACGCGTCGCCGCTGCATCGAGTCGGGGACACCGGCGTGTGGCACGGCGTCGTAACCGGCGCGCAGCCCGGGCAAACGTACAAATACCGGATCGTGTCGAAGTACCAACAGCGCGTGCTCGAGAAGGCCGACCCCTATGCGTTCTTGCAAGAGGTCCCCCCGAAGACGGCGTCCGTCCTGACGCGCCACAGCTACGAGTGGCGCGACGAGACCTGGATGAAGGGACGGCAAGATTGGCAGGCACTAGGGTCGCCGATATCGATTTATGAGTTGCACCTCGGATCGTGGAAGCGGGTGGCGGAGGAGGGATTTCGCTCGCTCAACTACCGGGAGATTGCCCCGCAGCTCACGGAATACGTGAAGAAAATGGGCTTCACGCACGTCGAGCTGATGCCGGTGATGGAACACCCGTTCTTCGGCTCGTGGGGTTATCTGGTGACGGGCTATTTCGCGGTGTCCCACCGCTACGGTACCCCCGACGACTTCATGTTTCTCGTCGATACGTTGCATCAAAACGGGATCGGCGTGATCCTCGACTGGGTCCCGGCACACTTTCCGACGGATGCGCACGGCCTGGCCGAGTTCGACGGCAGTCACCTCTACGAGCACGCGGATCCGCGCCAGGGGTATCACCCGGAGTGGAACAGCTACATCTTCAACTATTCGCGCAACGAGGTCCGGAGCTTCCTGCTCTCGTCCGCCATGTTTTGGCTCGATCGGTACCACGTCGATGGCCTGCGCGTCGACGGCGTATCCTCGATGCTCAACCTCGATTACGCGCGGAAAGCAGGGGAATGGATTCCCAACGAGCACGGCGGACGAGAGAATCTGCACGCGATCTCGTTTCTCAAATTGCTGAACGAGACCATTTATCGGAACCACCCCGGCGTCCAAACCATGGCCGAAGAATCCACGGCGTTCCCCCTCGTGTCCAAGCCAACCAGCATCGGTGGCCTTGGATTCGGGCTAAAATGGGACATGGGGTGGATGCACGACACCCTCGAATACATGCATCGCGATCCGTTGTATCGCGCGCATCACCACCGCGACATCACATTTCGCTCGATTTACGCATGGAGCGAGAACTTCCTCATGCCACTGTCACACGACGAGGTGGTGTACGGAAAGGGATCTCTCCTCGGAAAGATGCCGGGCGACGAGTGGCAACGCTTCGCGAACTTACGCCTGCTCTTTTCGTACATGTGGTCGCAGCCGGGGAAAAAGCTCCTCTTCATGGGAGGGGAGTTTGGGCAATGGACCGAGTGGAACCACGACGGGAGCCTCGATTGGCACCTCCTCGACCTTCCGATGCACGGGAAACTCGCGAGACTCGTGGGGTCGCTCAACCACCTCTACAAGACGGAGCCGTCGCTTCACCGCAAGGACACCGAACAGAACGGCTTCGAGTGGATCGACGGAAGCAACGCATCGATGAGCATCCTGACGTACCTGCGGCGGGCGGAGGACGAACGTGACGTGACGCTCGTGGCGCTCAATTTCACCCCGACGCCGCGCCAGGGATACCGCATCGGCGTGCCGCGCAGTGGCACGTGGCGTGAGGTTCTGAACAGCGACGCAAAGGAATTCGGCGGAAGCGGACACGGGAACATGGGAATCGTGGAAACCCGCCCGATTCCGTGGAATGGGCGGCGATTCTCGATCAACGTCACCCTTCCCCCGCTCGGCGCGATCTTCCTCAAGTCGGAGACTTGA
- a CDS encoding DUF4385 domain-containing protein produces the protein MMRRPRFDYSLDFANIDFRQRRDLYRVGKGEQGVLLVQPYKDEILPYWCFKDVAAATKSSTKIYRMFLAYLRADDFPGADMARKFLQMGWTRARRYANHEGGRKYDARSGELLPRVVNEEKAKAAAIFYERYVAARKHPRYLRMKAVHEGGISRGHGDGVTEASRSKST, from the coding sequence ATGATGAGGCGCCCTCGATTCGATTATTCACTGGACTTCGCGAACATCGACTTTCGACAGCGCCGCGATCTCTATCGTGTAGGCAAAGGAGAGCAGGGTGTGCTGCTCGTTCAGCCCTACAAGGACGAGATTCTGCCTTATTGGTGCTTCAAAGACGTGGCAGCGGCGACGAAGTCGTCTACCAAAATTTATCGTATGTTTCTCGCTTACCTTCGAGCCGACGACTTTCCCGGCGCGGATATGGCGCGCAAGTTCCTTCAAATGGGGTGGACCCGAGCACGCCGCTACGCGAATCATGAAGGCGGCCGAAAGTACGACGCCAGGTCGGGCGAGTTGCTGCCTCGAGTCGTCAACGAGGAAAAAGCCAAAGCCGCGGCGATCTTTTACGAGCGCTACGTCGCGGCCCGCAAGCATCCGCGTTATTTGCGGATGAAAGCCGTGCACGAGGGTGGGATCTCGCGCGGTCATGGCGATGGCGTGACCGAGGCGTCTCGCTCGAAGAGCACATGA
- a CDS encoding low affinity iron permease family protein, with amino-acid sequence MEERFRKFAHATAEGAGTSTAFFIAVATIAVWAVTGPLFHFSDTWQLVINTGTTIVTFLMVFLIQNTQNRDAKAIHLKLDELIRCNARARNGMLALEDLSDDELKRLQVEFEGLRERVNHVRESRSSHPEGNEQ; translated from the coding sequence ATGGAAGAGCGCTTTCGAAAATTCGCGCACGCAACCGCAGAAGGGGCGGGCACGTCGACGGCCTTTTTCATCGCGGTCGCTACCATCGCCGTGTGGGCGGTGACCGGTCCGCTATTTCATTTTTCCGATACCTGGCAGCTCGTGATCAACACCGGGACGACCATCGTCACATTTTTAATGGTCTTTCTGATTCAGAATACCCAAAATCGAGACGCAAAAGCCATTCATTTGAAGCTCGATGAGCTCATTCGTTGCAATGCGCGCGCGCGCAACGGAATGCTGGCTTTGGAAGACTTGAGTGACGACGAGTTGAAACGACTACAAGTCGAATTCGAAGGGCTCCGCGAACGCGTGAACCACGTTCGCGAGAGCCGATCGAGCCACCCTGAAGGCAACGAGCAATGA
- a CDS encoding exodeoxyribonuclease III translates to MILAQLDAPEILCLQETRIRTRDSEDVASMQAAIPGYRCHFSLNRDARNVTYRGGRAYGVATYVRESLGPATMEVPEWDLEGRVVLTHLRGCVVGNIYAVNGSDKPYFDHERGMLSGDRHAFKRRFQERVIHRARELRASAPVILAGDWNVSPTKLDTYPRLRTAEPHVKARTALADLLARSGMVDIYRQLHPEERRYTWFSRRARLGQLDAARVDYILVSEDLVSRVRSATILDDPRYRAGSDHAPTVLELSLT, encoded by the coding sequence ATGATCCTCGCGCAACTCGACGCCCCCGAAATCCTATGCCTTCAGGAAACAAGGATACGTACACGCGATTCGGAGGATGTCGCGAGCATGCAAGCAGCCATCCCCGGATACCGTTGCCACTTCTCGCTAAACCGTGATGCACGCAACGTGACGTATCGTGGCGGTCGCGCCTACGGCGTCGCCACCTACGTCCGCGAATCGCTCGGGCCGGCAACGATGGAGGTTCCCGAATGGGATCTCGAAGGGAGAGTCGTCCTTACGCATTTGCGCGGCTGCGTCGTTGGAAACATCTACGCCGTCAATGGCAGTGACAAGCCATACTTCGACCACGAACGGGGGATGTTGAGTGGTGATCGCCATGCCTTCAAACGAAGGTTTCAGGAGCGCGTGATCCATCGTGCGCGCGAGCTACGCGCCTCTGCCCCAGTTATCTTGGCCGGTGATTGGAACGTCTCTCCGACCAAGCTCGACACATATCCGCGTTTGCGAACGGCGGAACCTCATGTGAAGGCGCGGACCGCACTTGCGGACCTTTTGGCGCGGAGCGGGATGGTGGATATCTACAGGCAGCTTCATCCCGAGGAACGTCGCTACACTTGGTTCAGTCGCCGCGCTCGGCTTGGTCAGCTCGATGCGGCACGCGTGGATTACATTCTTGTCTCCGAGGACCTCGTCTCACGGGTACGTTCGGCAACGATTCTCGACGACCCTCGATATCGAGCCGGTAGCGATCATGCGCCGACCGTGCTCGAGCTGTCGTTGACGTAA
- a CDS encoding DUF3416 domain-containing protein: MSERAAIPREGRRRVLVEDVTPRIDGGRYPAKRILGERLDVGCNLVADGHDALAGIFSYRRVGDSAWHSTPLEGGKNDRWTASFVPDTVGSWEFAVEGWVDRYETWRRGVARKIEAGQDVSVEVLTGAQLLVEAATRASGAEADVLAQAATHARDAKKAAADRFAASSSDSIAALMARHPDRADATRSPTFRLTIDPPRARFSAWYEMFPRSAGAPGKHGTLRDVIAKLPYVQSMGFDVLYLPPIHPIGRSFRKGKNNTLTPGPDDVGSPWAIGAAEGGHKAVHPSLGTVADLRMLVTEARTRGIEVALDIAFQASPDHPYVKEHPEWFLKRPDGTIQYAENPPKKYQDVYPFDFECQAWESLWIELASVVTFWCEQGVRIFRVDNPHTKSLRFWEWCIAEVKREHPETIFLAEAFTRPTLMYALAKAGFTQSYTYFTWRHTKGEFTQYLTELSRPPVSDFYRPNFWPNTPDILPEHLQFGGRSMFVQRLILAATLSSNYGIYGPPFELMEHVARPGAEEYIDNEKFQLRTWNIEREDSLSNIITLVNRIRREHAAFHDNRITFHRTDNEQLLCYSKRSADGSSVVLVAVNLDTAHRHAGWIDLDLGALGIDGGESFQVHDLLADARYQWQGTRAYVEIDPGIMPAQIFQVRRRIRTEHEFEYFL; the protein is encoded by the coding sequence ATGAGCGAGAGAGCCGCAATCCCGCGCGAAGGACGGCGGCGGGTCCTGGTCGAGGACGTGACCCCCCGCATCGACGGAGGCCGCTATCCAGCGAAGCGAATTCTCGGAGAGCGCCTCGACGTCGGCTGCAACCTCGTCGCCGATGGTCACGACGCCCTCGCCGGGATCTTCTCTTACCGTCGCGTCGGCGACAGCGCGTGGCATAGCACGCCACTCGAAGGAGGGAAAAACGATCGATGGACGGCGTCGTTCGTCCCGGACACGGTGGGCTCTTGGGAGTTCGCGGTCGAAGGGTGGGTCGATCGTTACGAGACGTGGCGGCGCGGTGTCGCACGGAAAATCGAGGCGGGGCAGGACGTGTCCGTCGAGGTGCTCACCGGCGCGCAGCTCCTCGTCGAGGCGGCCACACGGGCGAGCGGTGCCGAGGCGGACGTGCTCGCGCAGGCAGCCACCCACGCACGTGACGCGAAGAAGGCTGCGGCCGATCGCTTCGCCGCGTCGTCGAGCGACTCCATCGCGGCGCTCATGGCGCGCCATCCGGATCGCGCCGACGCGACCCGATCGCCAACATTCCGCCTCACAATCGATCCACCGCGCGCGCGGTTCAGCGCCTGGTACGAGATGTTCCCGCGCTCCGCGGGGGCGCCGGGGAAGCACGGCACGCTGCGCGACGTCATCGCGAAGCTCCCTTACGTCCAATCGATGGGGTTCGACGTCCTCTATTTGCCGCCCATCCATCCTATTGGGCGATCTTTCCGCAAAGGGAAAAACAACACCCTCACCCCGGGTCCGGACGACGTGGGGAGCCCGTGGGCGATCGGCGCGGCCGAAGGGGGACACAAGGCGGTGCACCCCTCCCTCGGCACGGTGGCCGATCTCCGCATGCTCGTCACCGAGGCGCGCACCCGCGGCATCGAGGTGGCACTCGACATCGCGTTCCAGGCCTCTCCCGATCACCCGTACGTCAAAGAGCACCCGGAGTGGTTCTTGAAGCGCCCCGACGGGACGATTCAATATGCCGAAAACCCGCCGAAGAAATACCAGGACGTCTATCCGTTCGATTTCGAGTGCCAGGCGTGGGAGAGCCTCTGGATCGAGCTTGCGAGCGTCGTAACGTTCTGGTGCGAGCAAGGAGTGCGAATCTTCAGGGTCGACAACCCGCATACCAAGTCGCTCCGATTCTGGGAGTGGTGCATCGCCGAGGTGAAGCGGGAGCACCCCGAGACGATCTTCCTCGCCGAGGCATTCACGCGCCCCACGTTGATGTACGCGCTGGCCAAGGCGGGATTTACCCAGTCCTATACGTACTTCACCTGGCGGCACACCAAGGGCGAGTTCACCCAGTACCTCACCGAGCTCTCGCGACCTCCGGTGAGTGACTTTTATCGGCCCAATTTCTGGCCGAACACGCCGGACATCCTCCCCGAGCACCTCCAATTCGGCGGACGCTCCATGTTCGTCCAGCGGCTGATCCTCGCCGCGACCCTGTCGAGCAACTACGGAATCTACGGTCCGCCATTCGAGCTGATGGAGCACGTCGCCCGCCCCGGCGCCGAAGAGTACATCGACAACGAGAAGTTCCAGCTTCGCACATGGAACATCGAACGCGAGGACAGCCTCAGCAACATCATCACGCTGGTGAACCGGATTCGACGCGAGCACGCGGCATTCCACGACAACCGGATCACCTTCCACCGAACGGACAATGAGCAGCTCCTCTGTTACAGCAAGCGGAGCGCGGATGGATCGAGTGTCGTTCTGGTGGCGGTGAACCTCGACACCGCCCACCGCCACGCGGGGTGGATCGATCTCGACCTCGGCGCCCTCGGAATCGACGGGGGGGAGTCGTTCCAAGTGCACGATCTCCTCGCCGACGCGCGGTACCAGTGGCAGGGAACGCGGGCATACGTCGAGATCGATCCGGGGATCATGCCGGCACAGATCTTCCAAGTACGCCGCCGTATCCGCACCGAGCACGAGTTCGAGTACTTCCTATGA
- a CDS encoding NAD(P)H-dependent oxidoreductase produces the protein MGLSKNQAKSIPGVRRGQAPPKLTDEEFRRRFHARFDDAAFDGERSAIDRLCAIALDAYREGRKAPHTRPAGPEFADSTYELSVEWLETRARLAKAEAERKRTDLPSRILVILGGGRNDGTCPSEASKTFRLGEIAGSTLRDEEHCEVDLLDLSLLASEYERHIHPCKGCVSTAMPLCHWPCSCYPNHSLGQVNDRMNEIYEQWTRAHGVLIVTPVYWYQSPGGLKSMIDRLVCADGGNPDPTTTSGKNPEKAKELELDGWPYPKHLAGRAFGVIVHGDVAGTESTRRALTDWLSWMGLVESGSMSQLDRMIGYYEPYATSHDTLDKDFGIQEETRNAARAVGKTVRLLRDGKVHSPTAGLRQPRPK, from the coding sequence ATGGGACTTTCGAAGAATCAAGCCAAATCCATCCCTGGAGTTCGGCGTGGTCAAGCGCCTCCGAAACTCACCGACGAAGAATTTCGTCGGAGGTTCCATGCGCGGTTCGACGATGCTGCCTTCGACGGTGAGCGGAGCGCCATCGATCGGCTTTGCGCGATCGCGCTGGACGCGTACCGCGAGGGACGAAAGGCGCCTCACACGCGGCCAGCGGGGCCAGAGTTTGCCGATTCAACCTACGAACTCTCGGTGGAGTGGCTCGAAACGCGCGCGCGCCTCGCGAAGGCCGAGGCCGAGCGAAAGCGAACGGACCTTCCGTCGCGCATCTTGGTCATTCTCGGTGGCGGCCGCAATGACGGTACCTGCCCGAGCGAAGCCTCGAAAACATTTCGACTCGGTGAGATCGCGGGCAGCACGTTGCGTGACGAGGAGCATTGCGAGGTCGATCTGCTGGATTTGAGCCTTTTGGCCTCCGAATACGAGCGGCACATTCATCCGTGCAAGGGCTGTGTCTCGACGGCCATGCCCCTCTGCCACTGGCCATGCTCCTGCTATCCGAACCATTCTCTCGGCCAGGTCAACGATCGGATGAACGAGATATACGAGCAATGGACGCGTGCGCATGGCGTCTTGATCGTCACACCGGTATATTGGTATCAATCCCCGGGCGGGCTAAAAAGCATGATTGATCGGCTGGTGTGCGCCGATGGCGGCAATCCCGATCCGACCACCACCTCCGGGAAAAATCCCGAGAAGGCGAAGGAACTCGAACTCGACGGCTGGCCCTACCCGAAGCATCTGGCGGGGCGCGCGTTCGGTGTCATCGTCCACGGCGACGTGGCCGGCACCGAGTCAACGCGCCGCGCGCTCACGGATTGGCTCTCCTGGATGGGCCTCGTCGAATCTGGCTCGATGTCTCAACTGGATCGCATGATTGGGTATTACGAGCCCTATGCAACCAGCCACGATACTTTGGATAAAGACTTCGGCATCCAAGAAGAAACGCGAAATGCTGCCCGCGCGGTCGGCAAAACCGTCCGCTTGCTCCGCGACGGAAAGGTTCACTCACCGACCGCGGGCCTCCGCCAGCCTCGTCCCAAGTGA
- a CDS encoding response regulator produces the protein MDDDEDNRTALRELLEDSGSRITTAANVSDALAKFEREVPDVLLSDIGMPGDDGLELIRRVRARSKREGGDVPAAALTGRVRGEDRRAALRAGFMRHVSKPVDPNELIEIVSALARLAA, from the coding sequence GTGGACGATGACGAGGACAATCGCACAGCCCTTCGAGAGCTGCTCGAAGACAGCGGTTCGCGGATTACGACGGCCGCGAACGTGTCCGACGCACTCGCGAAATTCGAACGTGAAGTGCCAGACGTTCTTTTGTCTGACATAGGAATGCCGGGCGATGACGGACTCGAATTGATCCGTCGCGTGCGAGCCCGGTCGAAGCGCGAAGGCGGCGATGTGCCCGCAGCCGCGCTGACGGGGCGCGTGCGGGGTGAAGACCGTCGCGCCGCCTTGCGGGCCGGATTCATGAGACACGTCTCGAAGCCGGTTGACCCCAATGAGTTGATCGAGATTGTCTCCGCGCTCGCCCGCCTCGCGGCGTGA
- a CDS encoding putative maltokinase: MNNVDPNLSGVEAALASYVAARRWFRGKARSIAKATLRETIPLPIDSGRAWIGLVDITYADGATDEYTLPMMTVDAERAAVIRRERPHLLVRDCADGGAVVDALGDTRVLRALLPLIGRDAVLEHDGSVVRFRRGTRTIEALDAEPRPVDVEQSNTSVVYGQSYILKVIRKLDAGVSADLEMGEFLTQAGYAHAPAVAGAIDLARGGAEPATLGILHRFVPNRGDAWAFFLGRLAQVAERPPAPGADPLGDDRARVRLLATRVAEMHVALASRSDLAAFAPEPITRDEREHMAEAVRHSLRAVFAELTGKRSGSLPADAVSLVAVLAARARDFEIRLNRFVEREMAAWKTRVHGDLHLGQVLVSDDDFVIIDFEGEPLRPLSERKAKRSPLADVAGLLRSLHYATVTAARARGTPEARGALQAWHVESSRELQRAYFAGTREQSFQTAAGDVQAMLDFYALEKCTYEVLYELNNRPDWVAIPLAGLTEWIERTDAP, encoded by the coding sequence ATGAACAACGTCGATCCCAACTTGAGCGGCGTAGAGGCTGCGCTTGCGTCGTATGTGGCCGCACGGCGATGGTTCCGTGGGAAGGCCCGGAGCATCGCCAAAGCGACACTCCGCGAAACGATCCCGCTCCCGATCGACAGCGGGCGGGCATGGATCGGGCTGGTCGACATTACGTATGCGGATGGCGCAACCGACGAGTACACGTTGCCCATGATGACGGTCGACGCGGAGCGGGCGGCGGTGATCCGCCGCGAGCGGCCGCACCTCTTGGTGCGCGATTGCGCGGACGGCGGTGCGGTGGTCGACGCCCTGGGAGACACGCGGGTGCTGCGCGCACTGCTGCCCTTGATCGGGCGCGATGCGGTGCTCGAGCACGACGGCAGCGTGGTGCGGTTTCGACGTGGGACTCGAACGATCGAGGCGTTGGACGCCGAGCCGCGGCCGGTCGACGTAGAGCAGTCGAACACCAGCGTGGTGTACGGGCAATCGTACATCCTCAAGGTGATTCGCAAGCTCGACGCGGGCGTGAGCGCGGACCTCGAGATGGGAGAATTCCTCACGCAAGCCGGGTACGCCCACGCCCCAGCGGTCGCCGGCGCGATCGACCTGGCGCGCGGAGGGGCGGAACCCGCCACGCTGGGGATCTTGCACAGATTCGTCCCCAACCGTGGCGACGCGTGGGCCTTCTTCCTCGGGCGGCTCGCGCAGGTCGCCGAGCGCCCGCCCGCCCCCGGTGCCGACCCGCTGGGCGACGATCGGGCGCGGGTGCGCCTCCTCGCGACGCGGGTCGCCGAAATGCACGTGGCTCTCGCCTCGCGAAGCGATCTCGCGGCATTCGCCCCCGAGCCGATCACGCGCGACGAACGGGAGCACATGGCCGAAGCGGTCCGGCACTCGCTTCGCGCGGTGTTCGCCGAGTTGACCGGGAAGCGTAGCGGCTCACTCCCAGCCGATGCCGTATCACTCGTGGCAGTGCTCGCCGCGCGCGCGCGGGACTTCGAGATCCGGCTCAATCGGTTCGTCGAGCGCGAGATGGCGGCGTGGAAGACCCGCGTGCACGGCGATCTCCACCTCGGCCAAGTCCTCGTGAGCGACGATGACTTCGTCATCATCGATTTCGAGGGTGAGCCATTGCGCCCCCTATCCGAGCGCAAAGCCAAACGCTCGCCGCTGGCCGACGTCGCCGGGCTACTCCGCTCGCTCCACTACGCAACCGTCACGGCAGCCCGCGCGCGCGGCACGCCGGAGGCTCGAGGCGCGCTCCAAGCGTGGCACGTCGAATCGAGCCGCGAGCTCCAACGTGCCTATTTTGCTGGCACGCGGGAACAATCATTCCAGACCGCCGCGGGCGACGTCCAAGCAATGCTCGACTTCTACGCACTGGAAAAATGCACATACGAAGTCCTCTATGAGCTCAACAACAGGCCCGACTGGGTCGCGATCCCGCTCGCCGGGCTCACCGAATGGATCGAGCGCACCGATGCCCCTTGA
- a CDS encoding 4-alpha-glucanotransferase, translating into MNSRELLHEARRALGIEQLVLAVHDSSFPGFAGEDLGRGSPYSRGARDLFAFARSLGFTGVQLGPQGETTFGNRSPYDGTVFAKSVLSIDLPSLTRDPDCAEMVDGAIVRDLIAGRPASIEGDRVQYSYAFRAMREVVKGAWQRFSHSASAPLRARYDAFRTTNAAWLDHDEAYERATGHFELGDAFAFGQFLVHAQHEAMRAGTALDGLTMYGDLQVGLSLCDRWRRESLMLAGYAMGAPPSRTDPDGQPWGYPVLDPCAPEAFAMLELRVAKMLRELDGLRVDHPHGLVCPWVYDVSDPDPIRAVKNGARLFASPDLPDHPALARHAIVRPAQIDRSLPRHADGWVRDLDEAQVDAYGTRFDSIIRMMRAEGRHLRGVVCEVLSTQPYPLCRVMDRHGLGRFRVTQKANPLDPRDVYRHENALPADWMMVGNHDTAPLLLVVERWRDQGIADGRARYLEERLALPRGSLGTDVASLTQAMFAALFTSAARNVMVFIPDLLGARAVYNRPGVVDDVNWTWRVPENFRGVYTDNVARGEAMNVPRAMAMALRAKSDATRARTDLIEALERA; encoded by the coding sequence ATGAACTCAAGGGAGCTTCTGCACGAAGCGAGGCGAGCGCTCGGGATCGAGCAGCTCGTTCTGGCTGTCCATGATTCGAGCTTCCCCGGTTTCGCAGGCGAGGACCTTGGCCGTGGGTCACCCTACTCGCGCGGCGCACGGGATCTGTTCGCTTTCGCGCGGAGCCTCGGCTTCACCGGCGTGCAGCTGGGGCCGCAAGGGGAGACAACGTTCGGCAATCGCTCGCCGTACGACGGCACCGTGTTTGCCAAGAGCGTGCTGTCGATCGATCTTCCCAGCCTCACGCGCGATCCGGATTGTGCGGAGATGGTCGACGGCGCCATCGTGCGCGATCTCATCGCGGGGCGCCCCGCGAGCATCGAGGGCGATCGCGTGCAGTACTCCTACGCCTTCCGCGCCATGCGCGAGGTGGTCAAAGGCGCGTGGCAGCGCTTCTCGCACAGCGCCTCCGCGCCGCTTCGCGCGAGGTACGACGCATTCCGGACGACGAACGCCGCGTGGCTCGACCACGACGAGGCGTACGAGCGCGCCACGGGGCACTTCGAGCTTGGCGACGCGTTCGCCTTCGGGCAGTTCCTCGTCCACGCGCAGCACGAGGCGATGCGAGCGGGGACGGCGCTCGACGGGCTGACGATGTATGGCGATCTCCAAGTCGGCCTCTCACTGTGCGATCGCTGGAGGCGCGAGTCGCTGATGCTCGCCGGTTACGCGATGGGGGCACCCCCGAGCCGCACCGATCCCGACGGGCAGCCGTGGGGGTATCCGGTGCTCGATCCGTGCGCGCCCGAGGCGTTTGCCATGCTCGAGCTTCGCGTCGCGAAGATGCTGCGCGAGCTCGACGGGCTTCGGGTCGATCACCCGCACGGCCTCGTCTGCCCCTGGGTGTACGACGTCTCGGACCCCGATCCGATCCGCGCGGTGAAGAACGGTGCGCGTCTGTTCGCGTCGCCCGACCTTCCGGATCACCCCGCGCTCGCCCGGCACGCGATCGTGCGGCCCGCACAGATCGATCGCAGCCTGCCGCGCCACGCAGACGGCTGGGTGCGCGACCTCGATGAGGCGCAGGTGGACGCCTACGGCACCCGCTTCGATTCCATCATCCGGATGATGAGGGCGGAGGGGCGCCATTTGCGCGGTGTGGTATGCGAGGTGTTGAGCACGCAACCGTATCCACTCTGCCGCGTGATGGACCGGCACGGCCTGGGGCGCTTTCGCGTGACCCAGAAGGCGAACCCGCTGGATCCCCGCGACGTTTACCGCCACGAGAATGCCCTCCCGGCGGATTGGATGATGGTCGGCAACCACGACACCGCGCCGCTCCTCCTCGTGGTCGAACGCTGGCGCGACCAAGGCATCGCCGACGGGCGCGCGCGATACCTCGAGGAGCGCCTCGCGCTGCCGCGCGGATCGCTTGGGACCGACGTGGCGAGCCTGACGCAGGCCATGTTCGCCGCCCTCTTCACCAGCGCAGCGCGAAACGTGATGGTCTTCATTCCCGACCTTCTCGGGGCGCGTGCGGTCTACAATCGCCCCGGCGTCGTGGACGACGTCAACTGGACGTGGCGAGTCCCGGAGAATTTCCGAGGGGTATACACCGACAACGTGGCGCGCGGCGAAGCGATGAACGTGCCGCGCGCGATGGCGATGGCCCTCCGCGCGAAATCCGACGCAACCCGCGCGCGCACCGATCTGATCGAGGCGCTCGAGCGGGCCTGA